The genome window ATTTGTCTTTACTTGTTTCAGCATCTTTCTCTTCAAGAACCGGTTCTGATAACCCGCTTCTACAACCTCATCTTCATAACCTGATCTTTTGTTTCACACCCGGTCCTCGTAACCCGATCTTATTAACCCGTATTTCTTAACCCGCTCTTCTAACCCGATCCTTTGTTTCCCTGCGAAGCAGCCTCACTTCCCCAAATGCTCTTCCGGGCATCACTTCCTGCGCAGCAGCCTCACTTCTTGACGAAGGCAGACTGGCTTCAAATCATGATATTATTCTTCATGTTAGATGCCACAGTTATTTGATCGAACAAGTAAGAAGGGAAGTGAAGAGATGGAGATGCAGAAAGACGAGTTCTACAGACAATCTAAAAACCCCAAGAACCTCCACATTCTCAACAGAATTGTGGATGCTTCGAGAGAAGACGGAAGGATCGTTTCGGTCATCTCTTACGGATCATATACGAGAGAGGATTTTGACAAGTTTTCAGACATAGAGTTCTATATATTCATTAGGGATGATTCAGCTGACACCTTCAACGATGAACAATGGCTCAGAGAGGTTGCTCCGGTGGAGTTCTACTTCACAAACTCTCACGGCGTTAAGACTGCGGTCTTTTCGAAGTTCTTTGTGAGAGGAGAGTTCCACTTCCACTCAGAAAAAGAAATCTCTGTTCTCGATACCTGGAGAGGCGTTGTCCTTCCTGGTAAATTGGAAAAGACAGTCCTTCTCGACAAATCCGGTGAATTCAGAAAGAAAACTGAGGAATTCTGCAAGACCTTTCCCACTATCGATGAAGAAGCTTCCTTCAAGCAGAATTACCTGGAACTCGCCAATGGAATCATCATGGAGTGGGGAGTTCTCAGCAGAAAGGATCTTTTCAGAGCCAGCACGATCCACAGCATGAATCTTCACTATCTCGCCAGACTCTTGTCGCTTTTGCACGGTGAGACTGACCATCTGTATTCGCCAAGACTTCTTGAGAGATTCTTGAGTAGGACAGAGTTTGAAAACTTTTCCAGCTGCTTTGCCAGTTTGAATTTCGATTCTCTTAGGACGGCTCTTGAGAACACGGCTAGATTCTCTGCAGAACTCTCAAAAAAGAGCCGAGACAGAGACATAGCCAGAGCAACAGAAGCTCTCCTGGAGAGGGTTGTGATGAGGTCTTACAGACTGGAAGGCGTCATCTCAGACGGTATGAAGGTATTGTTGATAAAGCATTCGGGGAACGACGGGAGACCTGACGACTGGCTCTTCCCCGGCGGAGGAAAACTCTCCGGAGAATCTGATGAAGCGGCAGTTAAAAGGGAGATTCTTGAAGAAACCTGCCTCGACATCGAACCCCAAGGAATGATTGCCGAAATCGAACTGCCGAAAGACGGATTGTACTACTCCGCGAAGATGTTTCACTTTGAATATGACGGTTCTTCGGTTCCTTCTCCCGGATCGGAGCCGGAAGATGAAGATGAAGTCTATTACACAATTTCCGAAGTGAAGTGGATCGATCTCAGCGATCTTTCGCGCATCCCCGTTGAATACAGGAGCTTTCCCCACATGCCCGAAAGGCTTGAAGCGATAAGAGAATACTTACTGAAACGCCGGAATATATAGGAAATTGAGCCAACCCATGGAGGCTGCAAATATTCATAGGGAAACTATTCGAAGATTACATAGTCCGTGAATTTGAGTCCGACAACTTGATCAATATCATATTTGGCAGTAGAAGGAGCTTCCACCCGGATCTCCTCTTTACCAAGCACGATACGGTAATCAAGTATGTTTCCCAGATAGACCTTCTTCCTGACTTTACCAGTAACGTGGCCCTCCTGAGGAGATACCAGTTTCACGTTTTCCGGCCTTACTGCAAACACTCGTTGCAAACCGGGAGAGAGCTGATCTGGACTGTAATTTATGTCAAAAGGAGTATCGTCATCTGCATCGAGAAATTTAGCGCACAAGCCGTCTCCTTTCGATATCAGTTCTATTCTCATGAAGTTTATCAGCCCGATAAAGTCTGCGGCGAACTGATTCTCGGGTCTCTCATACAGCTCTCTTGGTGTCCCCAGCTGTTGAACTGTGGCCTCATGCAGTAGCAGGATCCTGTCTGACATTGCCATAGCTTCTGCCTGATCATGAGTCACGTAGATTATTGTGACTCCGATTCTTCTCTGAATGTCCTTGATCTCGAACCGCATTTCCTCTCTCAGTTTGGCGTCAAGATTACTTAGCGGCTCGTCGAGAAGCATCACGTCAGGTTCCATAATCAGCGCCCTTGCCAGTGCAACCCTCTGCTGCTGCCCGCCGGAAAGCTGGTGAGGATATCGGCTCTCCATCCCCTTCAACTTGACTAGTGAAAGAACCCTCATTACTCTATCTCTAATATCGGCGGCTTTCACCTTACTTATCTTCAAAGGATAAGCTACATTCTTGAAGACATCCATGTGCGGCCAGACTGCGTAGTTTTGAAAGACCATTCCCACATTCCTTTCTTCGGGTGGAACGAAGACTTTCTTCTCAGCAGATGAAACCAGCCGGTCGCCTATGAAGATCTCTCCGGCCGTAGGCATGTCAAACCCGGCGATCATTCTAAGAGTTGTTGTCTTCCCACAGCCCGAAGGTCCGAGAAAGGAGAGAAATTCATGATCTATTATCTCCAGGCTGATATCGTTGACAACATTGACTTCTCCGAATGATTTTGAAAGGTTCTTGAGGACAACTCTGGACATTCACATCACTCCCTAGATCCCGGCCTTGCCCTTTGTCAACCACTTGACAAAGAGGTTGCCTACAATTACTATAACAAGCAGAATAGTGGCAAATGCAGAGGAAATTTGAACATAACCCGCTTCCTGCATCTCGAAAATCGCAACGCCTATCGTTACTGTCTTGGGCCCCCACAGGAGTATCGACATGGTCAACTCCCTCAAGGTAGGCATAAAGATTAGAAACCAGCCGGCGACGAGACCCGGCCTTATCAAAGGTACGACGATATCCTTAAGAGAAGTCAGCCAGCTGCCTCCGGAGATCCTGGCGGCCTCTTCAAGCGAGGGATGAATCTGCTCCAGAGAAGCGGAAGTAGTCCTCACCGCAAAGGCCACATAACGGGCAATATATGCCAGCAATATTATCCAGAATGTATTGTAGAGGTTTATTCCATACTTGCCCGACCAGGCGAGAATCATAGCTATCGCAACAACCGTTCCCGGCACTGCGTAGGGGAGTTGCGAGACGGCCTCGAGAGCCTTCCTTCCTCGAATCTTCGTCTTCACACTGATATAAGCAATCAGTGATCCTAAAACCATGCAGACAGTGGCTGCAGAGATCGCAAGCAAGAAGCTGTTCTTGAAGGCGTCCTTCGTCAAGGCATATTCAAAGAGAATATATCGGTAGTTCTTAAGTGTGAGGTTATCCCAGGTAATCTTGGCCCCCCACGCGTCGAGAAAGGATGTGAGACTGATAGAAACGAAGGGCATGACAACTGTCACGAAGACAACGAGAAAAGCAAGTATCAGGATAGGTATCTTCCGGCGACGCAAGTCAAGCTTCGTTGGCCTCATGCTCTTTCCCGAAATCAGCGTGTACTGCTTCTTCTTCAGATAAAGGTTGTTCAACAACAAGGCTCCGACTGAGATAGACATCAGCAAAATTGAGAGTGCAGAAGCCATTGCGATTCCCGTTAATCCCCGACGCATATATGAGTAGATCATGGTCGTGAGGACATACACTCTACCCTGCATACCTATCAGCGCGGGAATCCCGAAGTTAGCGATTGTCGAAGCAAAAACAAGAAGCGCGCCTCCGGCAATACTTGGAGCGACAAGCGGCAGTGTAATGTCTCTCATAATCCTCATCGTCTTCGCGCCACAAGTCCGAGCGGCCTCTTCCAGAGTGGGATCCATCCTTTCGAGAGCTCCGGCTACAGTTATGAAGACGAACGGATAGAGATAGAGAGTCATAACCCATATGAGACCGGGCATGGTGTTAACGTCAAAGACATGGCCTTCAAGCCCAAAAAGCGATGCTGCCCAGGAATTGATGTATCCATTTCTCCTGTTGAGAAGCTGAGACCAAGCGATCGCTCCAACAAATGGAGGAATCATATATGGAAGAATGAACAAGGTCTTAAATAGCTTCGCGAAGGGGAGATTAGTCCTCGTCACGAGCCATGCCAAAGGAGCTCCCAGCAGAACCGAGAACAAAGATGTGAAAAAACCCAGCTTCAAACTGTTGAAGAGAGCCGTGTAGTTCCTATTGGCCTGAAAAACGGTAACATAATTCTGAAAAGTGAAGACCCCGTCGGCCTTCAAACTGTTTATGAACAACAGCGTGAAAGGAAAGACTATGAGAACTCCAATTATCACGAAAGTACCTCCAAGTATCAGCGGATCGGCTCTAAACCTCTTATGATACATGAGATCACTCTCCAGGGCAAAATGAAAGGCCCGGTCGCCACACCGGCCGGGCCTCGCCTTTCTAGAACAACATTATGTCTGCAAACTTCGTGTTTATCTCTGTGGTGAGCTCTTCAATTGCCTTCCAATCGATTTTCATGGCCTGATCGAGAATCTCTCCTGCAGGTGGCGTGTTTGGCGGAGGATTGACATCGCTTCTGATAGGCACCAGAGATCCCAGCTCTACCAGAGCTTTCTGGCCCTTTTCGGAAAGAATGTAATTGATGAAAATCATTGCGGCTTCCATATTGTCAGTGTTTTTCATCACGGCAACAGGGCTTGGAATTGCAACCGTTCCGTCCTTTGGATAAACAATGTCTATCGGGCTGCCGTTTTCTCTGAGCCCTCTAGCAATGTAATCGAGTGTCATACCGATCGGGAACTCGCCCGCAGCGACCTTCTGTGCAACATCACTGTTTCCCCTGACGACTACCGTCTCGTTTTTTCTCAAATCTTCAAAGTATTCCCAGCCATAGTTGATTGCCAACGCCCCTACTGCGGCAACAGCAGCCCCAGAATACTCGGGATTGGGAATCACGAAGTTATCGTACCACTTCGAATCGGTCAAGTCTGTCCAGGATTGCGGAGCAGTTTCCGGTGTGAGTTCATTAGTGTTGTAGGCGATGACCATGTTTATGAGCCTTCCGGCGTAGTAATAGTTCTCGGGATCCTTGAAGTTATCCGGAAGTGCATTTGCTTCTTCTGGAAATATTTGCGCCAGGAGTCCCTGCTTCTTGAGAGTCTCATAGTAGGAGAACTCTGCCACCCAGATGACATCTGCCTGCAGATTACCACCCTCAACTTCTGCTGCGATTTTCGTCTGGATGGTGCCCGTCCCGGACCTGAAGACCTCGACCTCAATAGTCGGGTTCTCCGCCATGAAAGCGTCGGCTATAGCCGTCATAATTTCTGTCGGAACCGAAGTGTAGAGCATAATCTTCTCTACTCCGAAGAGCATTGCTACACAGATCAATAGCACGAAAGTGATAGCAAGTTTTCTCATAGACTACCTCCTCAAATTGGATTTGGAGACTAATGTTTCCCGTTGAATCCAAAGATATCGGGTATCTCATCGAGTTTCTTCAGAGCCTTGAGTTTCTCTTCGTCCCTCTCGGCAATATACAGAACAAGAGCATTCAATATCGCCATAGGTACGACCAGTGAGTTGAGCAGTGAGACGGGGCCTCTGTTAGCAACCAACGTAACTTCCGATTTGAGTGCAAGTTCCGATACACTGCTGTGAGTCAAAGCTATAGTATGTATTCCATTCCTTCTAGCATAGTCGAAAGATCTCAGTATGTCTTGCGAGCAACGGAAGAAACCAATTCCAAAAAGAACATCCCCGTCTTTCATTAGCAGCAGAGTCTCATAGAACGCTTTACCGCCGACGGTAACTGGCCTAGTATCGATCTGCATCCTTCTGAACCTGAATTCCAGAAATTTGCAGAGGGCTTCCGAAACCCCCTGACCTGCAATGAAAACTCTCTGTGCGTTTTCTATCAAATCCACCGCCTTATAGAACTCGTCGGCCGACACCTTAGAGATGCCGTCTTTCAAATTCTCGACTTCTGTTGTGAGCAGTCTATCAAAAGTTGTCTCTCCGGACTTGATCTTCTGAACGGTTGCAGACATCTTTTCGGCAGGGGTGAGTTTCTCTTTGATCAAATTCTGACTGTGCTCTCTAAGCTCGCTGAAGCCTGCGTATCCAAGGGTTTTTGCAAACCTTATTACCGTGGTCTCACTTACCCCAAGTCTTTCTCCGAGCTCCCTCGGAGAAACGAAGGCCGTGTTCTCCCAGTTCTCCAGAATGCTGTCTGCGATCAACCTCTGAGATTTTGAAAGAGAGGGGTAAACCTCGCGAACTCTATCAAGGATTTTCATGTTCTTGTTCATAGATCCTCCATACTTCAAAGACTTGAGAAACACTTCCCTGTGCCATTCACGAGACAATCATAGACCCTTTTTGTTTTCCCAACGTAATCTTTGCTCCTGTCAAGTGCAAAGCCTCTCCCCACTGTACTGACAACTTCATACTGTTCAAGTTGTTTCCTGTATTTCTTCAGAAGATCTATTGCACTTCTGGGTGGAGCGCTTCTGCCGTCGAGAATGAGATGTACTAAAATCCTATCAGCTCCATTCAGACGGGCCGCTTTGCATATCTCAAGCAGCTCTCTGATGTTGCCGTGAGAGCTGGCCTCCGAAAGAACTCCTATCGCGTGAACCGATGCCCCGCTTTCTGTGTTAGCTATTGCATCCTTAAGTGTCTTGTTATTTTCTAGCCCTCTTTCCATCTCCCTAACAAGCCGTAACTCATCCTGCTCGATCACTCTGCCGGCTCCCATAGTGAGGTGACCAGTCTCCGAGTTGCCGCTTCTGCCAGAGGGAAGACCTACTGCCTGTTCACTGGCCCTGAGTCTGGTAAATGGATAGTTCTCCTTCAGGAAATCCAGATTCGGAGTCTCGGCAGCTTCCAGAGGATTGATCCTCGGATCTCTATTTCCTTCTCCCCAGCCATCAAGGATCACTAGCACAACGCCACTGGAAACAGGGATATCCTTGATCAGGCACGATCCCGTCATCTCAGGCGGTTTATCGATTCCCATAAGGGAAAGAATAGTGGGAGCTATATCTGCGAGTGAACCACTATCTGCGATGACGCTGTGTTTTCCTAATTGACGATTGACAACTATAAACGGCACTGGGGCAGTCGTGTGTGACACCGATGGAGAACCGTCCTCGTTCCTTCCCCTCTCCATCAGTCCATGATCGGCTGTGATAATTACAGTTCTACCTAGTGCGATGGCCTGTTTGTAGACCTTCCCAAGAGCTACATCAATTTCGGCGGCCGCTTTGATCTTCAGCTCCATTTCATTCAGGTGGCCAATCACATCACCTGCAGGGAAATTCACTATAATGAAGTCGTACTTATCCATTGCCTTTACAAGCGAAGAGCCGATCTCTGAGCTTCTCATCTCTGGATGCTTTTCGAAATTCCTCCAGCTGGGGATTATCTCTGCTATCTGCCCCGGAAAGAGCCTGCTCCTTCGCCCGTTGAAGAAGAACGTAACATGGGACTCCTTCTCTGTCTCGGTTATCAAGAGCTGTTTGAAACCCGCCTTGCTTAGCACTCTGCCTAGAGTAACGGAAGGCCTTACAGGTTCGATGATCGACTTGATGTGAGAAAACTTCTCGTGGTATTCAACA of Mesotoga sp. UBA6090 contains these proteins:
- a CDS encoding NUDIX hydrolase, with the translated sequence MEMQKDEFYRQSKNPKNLHILNRIVDASREDGRIVSVISYGSYTREDFDKFSDIEFYIFIRDDSADTFNDEQWLREVAPVEFYFTNSHGVKTAVFSKFFVRGEFHFHSEKEISVLDTWRGVVLPGKLEKTVLLDKSGEFRKKTEEFCKTFPTIDEEASFKQNYLELANGIIMEWGVLSRKDLFRASTIHSMNLHYLARLLSLLHGETDHLYSPRLLERFLSRTEFENFSSCFASLNFDSLRTALENTARFSAELSKKSRDRDIARATEALLERVVMRSYRLEGVISDGMKVLLIKHSGNDGRPDDWLFPGGGKLSGESDEAAVKREILEETCLDIEPQGMIAEIELPKDGLYYSAKMFHFEYDGSSVPSPGSEPEDEDEVYYTISEVKWIDLSDLSRIPVEYRSFPHMPERLEAIREYLLKRRNI
- a CDS encoding ABC transporter ATP-binding protein, whose product is MSRVVLKNLSKSFGEVNVVNDISLEIIDHEFLSFLGPSGCGKTTTLRMIAGFDMPTAGEIFIGDRLVSSAEKKVFVPPEERNVGMVFQNYAVWPHMDVFKNVAYPLKISKVKAADIRDRVMRVLSLVKLKGMESRYPHQLSGGQQQRVALARALIMEPDVMLLDEPLSNLDAKLREEMRFEIKDIQRRIGVTIIYVTHDQAEAMAMSDRILLLHEATVQQLGTPRELYERPENQFAADFIGLINFMRIELISKGDGLCAKFLDADDDTPFDINYSPDQLSPGLQRVFAVRPENVKLVSPQEGHVTGKVRKKVYLGNILDYRIVLGKEEIRVEAPSTAKYDIDQVVGLKFTDYVIFE
- a CDS encoding ABC transporter permease; amino-acid sequence: MYHKRFRADPLILGGTFVIIGVLIVFPFTLLFINSLKADGVFTFQNYVTVFQANRNYTALFNSLKLGFFTSLFSVLLGAPLAWLVTRTNLPFAKLFKTLFILPYMIPPFVGAIAWSQLLNRRNGYINSWAASLFGLEGHVFDVNTMPGLIWVMTLYLYPFVFITVAGALERMDPTLEEAARTCGAKTMRIMRDITLPLVAPSIAGGALLVFASTIANFGIPALIGMQGRVYVLTTMIYSYMRRGLTGIAMASALSILLMSISVGALLLNNLYLKKKQYTLISGKSMRPTKLDLRRRKIPILILAFLVVFVTVVMPFVSISLTSFLDAWGAKITWDNLTLKNYRYILFEYALTKDAFKNSFLLAISAATVCMVLGSLIAYISVKTKIRGRKALEAVSQLPYAVPGTVVAIAMILAWSGKYGINLYNTFWIILLAYIARYVAFAVRTTSASLEQIHPSLEEAARISGGSWLTSLKDIVVPLIRPGLVAGWFLIFMPTLRELTMSILLWGPKTVTIGVAIFEMQEAGYVQISSAFATILLVIVIVGNLFVKWLTKGKAGI
- a CDS encoding ABC transporter substrate-binding protein, which encodes MRKLAITFVLLICVAMLFGVEKIMLYTSVPTEIMTAIADAFMAENPTIEVEVFRSGTGTIQTKIAAEVEGGNLQADVIWVAEFSYYETLKKQGLLAQIFPEEANALPDNFKDPENYYYAGRLINMVIAYNTNELTPETAPQSWTDLTDSKWYDNFVIPNPEYSGAAVAAVGALAINYGWEYFEDLRKNETVVVRGNSDVAQKVAAGEFPIGMTLDYIARGLRENGSPIDIVYPKDGTVAIPSPVAVMKNTDNMEAAMIFINYILSEKGQKALVELGSLVPIRSDVNPPPNTPPAGEILDQAMKIDWKAIEELTTEINTKFADIMLF
- a CDS encoding MurR/RpiR family transcriptional regulator, with the protein product MNKNMKILDRVREVYPSLSKSQRLIADSILENWENTAFVSPRELGERLGVSETTVIRFAKTLGYAGFSELREHSQNLIKEKLTPAEKMSATVQKIKSGETTFDRLLTTEVENLKDGISKVSADEFYKAVDLIENAQRVFIAGQGVSEALCKFLEFRFRRMQIDTRPVTVGGKAFYETLLLMKDGDVLFGIGFFRCSQDILRSFDYARRNGIHTIALTHSSVSELALKSEVTLVANRGPVSLLNSLVVPMAILNALVLYIAERDEEKLKALKKLDEIPDIFGFNGKH